From the bacterium genome, one window contains:
- the lepA gene encoding translation elongation factor 4, whose product MSTEQRLIRNFCIVAHIDHGKSTLADRILEFTGAIDPRNMQAQLLDQMDLERERGITIKMAAVRLFYQAHDGNRYQLNLIDTPGHVDFTYEVSRSLAACEGALLVVDATQGVEAQTIANANLAMIQGLAILPVINKIDMEVADVERTKEEIENALMLDAADAVMVSAKTGIGIEELLEAVVKQVPPPKGKKNAPLRAMIFDSHFDAYQGVVAYVRVIDGKIEAGTRLKFLSTGREEDVVQVGIFCPKLEATDSLNAGEVGYVMAGVKDIAEVAVGDTITDANNPTLQALPGYRKAKPMVYSGIFPTDTDQYEDLRDALLKLKLNDAALIFEPEVSIALGFGFRTGFLGLLHMDITRERLEREFNLSLIVSAPSVVYRIHKTDDEVFEISNPTEMPEPQSIRYVEEPIVNATIMCPQDYIGPSMRLAQDRRGEFLKLEYPSPNRAVLYYKLPLAEILLDFFDQLKSSTRGYASFDYEFSGFQQAELTKLDIMLNGEPVDALSFITHRDSAYPRARVLVDKLKEVVPRQQFEVKIQAAIGMKVIAASVIRPYRKNVTAKCYGGDISRKRKLLEKQREGKKRMKQIGAVEVPQEAFLSVLKVAE is encoded by the coding sequence ATGTCTACCGAACAAAGATTAATTCGCAACTTCTGCATCGTTGCTCATATTGACCACGGCAAATCAACGCTGGCTGACCGGATACTTGAGTTTACCGGCGCTATTGACCCGCGTAACATGCAAGCACAGCTTCTCGACCAGATGGATCTGGAAAGGGAACGCGGCATTACGATTAAAATGGCTGCTGTTCGGCTGTTTTATCAGGCACATGATGGGAATAGGTATCAGCTTAACCTGATCGACACTCCAGGTCATGTGGATTTCACCTACGAAGTCTCAAGAAGCCTGGCAGCGTGTGAAGGCGCATTGCTGGTGGTCGATGCCACCCAAGGAGTTGAGGCGCAGACAATCGCCAACGCTAATTTAGCGATGATCCAGGGCCTTGCCATTTTGCCCGTTATCAATAAAATCGACATGGAGGTAGCGGATGTTGAGCGCACTAAAGAAGAGATTGAAAACGCGCTGATGCTCGATGCTGCCGATGCGGTTATGGTAAGCGCAAAAACCGGCATAGGTATCGAAGAGCTACTCGAAGCAGTGGTTAAACAAGTCCCCCCTCCGAAAGGCAAAAAGAATGCGCCATTAAGGGCGATGATATTCGATTCACACTTCGACGCCTATCAGGGTGTGGTTGCCTATGTGCGGGTTATCGATGGCAAAATTGAAGCGGGGACGAGACTAAAGTTTTTATCCACAGGTCGTGAAGAAGATGTTGTACAGGTGGGCATCTTCTGCCCGAAATTAGAAGCAACGGATTCTTTAAACGCCGGTGAAGTCGGTTACGTGATGGCCGGAGTGAAAGACATCGCTGAAGTGGCAGTTGGCGATACTATCACCGATGCGAACAATCCGACCTTACAAGCATTGCCGGGTTATCGCAAGGCCAAGCCGATGGTCTATAGCGGGATATTTCCAACTGATACCGACCAATATGAAGACCTTCGCGATGCCCTTTTGAAGCTAAAACTCAACGATGCGGCGCTGATTTTCGAACCTGAAGTATCAATTGCGCTAGGTTTCGGGTTTAGAACTGGATTTCTCGGACTGCTGCACATGGATATTACACGCGAGCGGCTTGAACGTGAGTTCAATCTGAGCTTGATCGTTAGTGCGCCGAGCGTGGTCTATCGCATTCATAAAACTGACGACGAGGTTTTCGAAATCTCTAACCCAACGGAGATGCCCGAACCCCAAAGTATTAGATATGTTGAAGAACCAATAGTGAATGCGACGATTATGTGCCCGCAGGACTATATTGGCCCATCTATGCGGTTGGCTCAAGATCGGCGAGGAGAATTCCTAAAATTAGAGTATCCGAGTCCGAACCGTGCGGTGCTCTACTATAAATTGCCGTTGGCGGAGATTTTATTGGACTTCTTTGACCAACTGAAAAGCTCCACACGTGGGTATGCTTCCTTTGATTATGAATTTTCAGGGTTTCAACAAGCGGAACTGACGAAGCTGGATATAATGCTTAATGGCGAGCCGGTGGATGCGCTTAGCTTTATCACCCATCGCGATAGCGCCTATCCGCGGGCAAGAGTTTTAGTTGATAAATTAAAAGAGGTCGTTCCTAGACAACAATTTGAGGTAAAAATTCAGGCAGCAATTGGCATGAAGGTCATCGCAGCGTCTGTGATTAGACCGTACCGTAAGAATGTCACCGCTAAGTGTTATGGCGGCGACATATCAAGAAAACGCAAGTTGCTCGAAAAGCAGCGTGAAGGCAAGAAGCGCATGAAGCAAATCGGCGCCGTTGAAGTGCCCCAAGAGGCTTTCTTGAGCGTTTTAAAGGTAGCAGAATAG
- a CDS encoding phosphatidate cytidylyltransferase — protein MLVRILTSLVGIPLAIALIIWPGGQPFNIAICLLVVLAILEMLLMFARSGNGLSLRPNLIAAALGAVFVAFCWRDPLGLINTWFGTAFTIGLISAFVWEFPAAIRREPGGAVRNVAFGLFTGLYVGFFYFFLIQLRGDPTWSGQISLIPDRLIDKGAAIVLLLFVTVWAGDTAAYFIGTRYGKRKLAPAISPNKTVEGALANLLACTIVGSLMANWIGISWDHGLALGMTIGIFGQIGDLFESLIKREAGVKDSGQLFPGHGGVLDRFDAVMIAAPLVYYYLIWTHALAQ, from the coding sequence GTGCTCGTTAGAATACTTACATCTTTAGTCGGTATCCCTTTGGCTATCGCACTTATTATATGGCCGGGTGGCCAACCGTTTAATATAGCAATATGCTTGCTTGTAGTGCTTGCTATATTGGAAATGCTATTGATGTTTGCGCGCAGTGGTAATGGATTATCCCTTCGACCTAATCTCATTGCCGCAGCCCTTGGCGCGGTTTTTGTTGCATTCTGCTGGAGAGATCCCCTTGGCTTAATCAACACATGGTTTGGGACTGCATTTACGATTGGACTGATTTCCGCGTTCGTGTGGGAGTTCCCCGCAGCAATTAGACGTGAACCTGGCGGAGCAGTTCGAAACGTTGCTTTCGGCCTCTTTACAGGTCTCTATGTCGGGTTCTTTTACTTCTTCCTAATCCAGCTTCGCGGAGACCCAACTTGGTCCGGTCAAATTAGCTTGATTCCTGACCGATTGATTGATAAAGGGGCTGCAATTGTCTTATTGCTTTTCGTGACAGTTTGGGCAGGGGATACTGCGGCTTATTTTATTGGTACTCGATATGGCAAGCGAAAACTGGCTCCTGCGATTAGCCCCAATAAGACGGTTGAAGGCGCTCTTGCGAACCTGCTGGCCTGCACGATAGTCGGCTCACTTATGGCGAACTGGATAGGGATTTCATGGGATCATGGGTTGGCATTGGGTATGACCATTGGCATATTCGGCCAAATCGGTGACCTATTTGAAAGCCTTATCAAGCGCGAAGCCGGGGTCAAAGATAGTGGTCAGCTTTTCCCAGGTCATGGCGGTGTGCTGGACCGATTTGATGCGGTAATGATCGCCGCCCCGCTGGTCTACTATTACCTAATTTGGACGCACGCTCTCGCGCAATAA
- the smpB gene encoding SsrA-binding protein SmpB, translating into MKRQPKKQPETSDRLVVASNRKARYDYEIVESHEAGIVLVGSEVKSIFFGKAGLHDSYVKLEKGELWAINIYIDPYEASSYFKIESRRPRKLLMHRKEIDRLRSKTQEKGYTIVPLLLYFHHGKAKLEIGLARGKRQYDRREQIADREMRREKERGDKL; encoded by the coding sequence ATGAAACGGCAGCCAAAAAAACAGCCTGAAACATCGGATAGACTAGTGGTTGCCAGTAACCGCAAAGCTCGTTATGACTACGAAATTGTCGAATCTCACGAAGCCGGCATTGTTTTAGTAGGTTCAGAAGTCAAATCCATCTTTTTTGGCAAGGCTGGTCTTCACGATTCTTATGTTAAGTTAGAAAAAGGCGAACTGTGGGCAATTAATATTTATATTGACCCCTATGAAGCAAGCAGTTACTTCAAAATCGAATCTCGCCGTCCGCGCAAGCTCTTAATGCACCGCAAGGAAATTGATCGTTTACGCTCAAAAACTCAGGAAAAAGGCTACACCATTGTCCCCCTCTTACTCTATTTCCATCACGGCAAAGCAAAGTTGGAGATTGGTCTTGCAAGAGGCAAACGCCAATATGACCGCCGCGAACAAATCGCTGACCGCGAAATGAGAAGAGAGAAAGAACGCGGCGATAAGCTGTAG